TTGGATTTGGAGGAAAAACTACTGCCCTTTTTGTGCATATAGAGATTGAGCCCTGTCATATAGCCAGTTTACCAGTTGCAGTAAATTTACAGTGCCATTCTGCAAGGCTAAAAAAGATAAAGCTTTTATGAAAAATTTTTTCAGCTTTTTCTTCTTAATAACAATTCTTCTTTCCGGTTGCGGAAGAAAGGCCCCTCCTCTCCCTATCTCTCAGAGTATTCCCAAAGCGCCTCAGCTTAATGTTGAAGCAACCCCCTTTGGCTTTAATCTCTGGATTACCCTTCCTTCAGAGACACAAGGTGGCAACCCCTTAAATAAGATCACATCTCTAATCATAGAAAGGGAAGAATTTAATGAAAACTTGCCTCAAAAGCCAAAGGTTAAGCACTTCAAACTTAAACCCAAGCTTCATTCAGCTGGAAGACTAATCCTTTATTCTGACTCTGACCTCAAGCCAGGCTTCCGTTATACCTATCGCCTAAAACTTAAAAAAGACTTCCTTGTGGAGACACCCTTTCAAGAAGAAAGGGTAGTTTACTGGACAGATCCTCCGGGTCTTATTGAAGATATAAAGTGGCAGATAAATGAAGAGGGATTTCTTCTCTTGAGCTGGGCTCCACCTCTTCTTGATGTAAAGGGAAATCCCTTGAGCGGATCTATTTTTTACCATGTAGAGCGCTATATCAATGAAAATCTTGAGACCTACGAGGTTAAAGAGGCAATTTTTAAGGACAAAGTTTCAACTCAAATCAAGGTCTGTTATAGAATTCAGCCCCTTTTAAATTTTAAGGGCACTCTTATTCCTGGTCCAAAAAGTGAATCTATCTGTTACCCTTAAGGAAAATTAACGGGGCCTCTATTTTGTAAAAAAAGAGTGCTGTTTCTCCATAAGTTTTCTTTTTTAAAAGTTGAAAATTACCCATTCTTTCTGGTAAATAGACTTTGTCTCTCTCTTCTACAACGATTAGGGTATCCTCTTTCAAAATCTCCGTTGGCAATCTTTCCAAAGTTTTAAGAGAAAGGCCCTTTTCATAGGGTGGTGTCACAAAAACTATATCAAATAAAAGCTTAGAATTTATGGAAAGTGTTACTATATTTTCAAATCCCTCTGGAAGCTTGAGTTTTAAAACTATAGCTTTTTCGTCTATTCTTAGTTTGTTAAGATTTTTTTTAATTAATTCTATACTTTGGGGGCTTGAATCAACAAAGATCACTAAATTAGCTGAACGGGAGAGGGCTTCGATTCCGAGGGCCCCTGTTCCCGCAAATAAATCTAAGACCTTCTGGCCCTCAAGGTTATTTCCTATAATATCAAAAAGGGCCTTGCGAATTCTACTTCTTAATGGTCTTATCTCAAGGGATTTAGAAGATGGGGTAAAAAGCTTTTGACCTTTAAATTTGCCACCAGTTATCTGCAAGGGCAATCTTCAAGCAATAAGTTTCAACCAGTTAGCAGGCAGAGAAAAATAATAGGGATTTAACCCTGGATGATAATATCTGCCATGATAATTTTTAAAAGGGGTGAACCAGGGCTTATTCTCCAGAGCTCCCACTAAAAAGGCAATTTCCTCACCATAGCATGGCACATAGGCCCGGGCTACCTTAAGGTATGGAAAAACCTCCTTGGAATTGGAGTAAGCCTCCTTTAAGACATGGGGAAAATAAACAGGTAAACTTGCCTGTTGAATAAAAACACCATGAGGTTTTAAAACTCGTTTGACCTCTGCATAAAATTCCTGAGTATAAAGGGTTTTAGCTGGCCCTACAGGATCGGTGCAGTCCACGATAACAAGGTCAAAGGAGGCCTCTGCACTTTCTTTAAGGCCAAGATACCCATCTTTGATTATAAAATTTACCCTTGGATCTTCGTAGTCACCACTAATTTTAAAAAAATACTTTTGAGAAAGGTCAAAAACTAATTTGTCAACCTCATATTGAACAATTTTTTTTATCTCGGGAATTTTTTGAATTTCTCGCAAAACTCCCCCATCTCCTCCACCAATAATAAGAATATCCTCTGGGGATTCAGAAAGGAGCCCCAGAGGTAAAAGAGTAATGGTTTCGTGATAGATATACTCGTCCCGCTCGGTAAACTGGACAATGCCATCTAAGACAAGAAAATAGCCCCAGGAGGGATTTTTAAAAATCTGGACCTTCTGAAGGGCCTTTTCCTCAAAGACTAATTCAACAGCGTAGCTATGGCCAAAGTCTTTGAAAATTCTCTCTCGCCACCAAAAACTTCCAGTCAAGTTTCCCCCCAATCTGGTTGAGTTAATCCTCTGGTAACCTCTGCAATACAAACCTTCTCTGGAAGAAGGGTTTCCTGAAGTCTTTCTAAAATCTTATAGG
This window of the Caldimicrobium thiodismutans genome carries:
- a CDS encoding LptM family lipoprotein, which translates into the protein MKNFFSFFFLITILLSGCGRKAPPLPISQSIPKAPQLNVEATPFGFNLWITLPSETQGGNPLNKITSLIIEREEFNENLPQKPKVKHFKLKPKLHSAGRLILYSDSDLKPGFRYTYRLKLKKDFLVETPFQEERVVYWTDPPGLIEDIKWQINEEGFLLLSWAPPLLDVKGNPLSGSIFYHVERYINENLETYEVKEAIFKDKVSTQIKVCYRIQPLLNFKGTLIPGPKSESICYP
- the rsmD gene encoding 16S rRNA (guanine(966)-N(2))-methyltransferase RsmD, with the protein product MQITGGKFKGQKLFTPSSKSLEIRPLRSRIRKALFDIIGNNLEGQKVLDLFAGTGALGIEALSRSANLVIFVDSSPQSIELIKKNLNKLRIDEKAIVLKLKLPEGFENIVTLSINSKLLFDIVFVTPPYEKGLSLKTLERLPTEILKEDTLIVVEERDKVYLPERMGNFQLLKKKTYGETALFFYKIEAPLIFLKGNR
- a CDS encoding fused MFS/spermidine synthase, with amino-acid sequence MTGSFWWRERIFKDFGHSYAVELVFEEKALQKVQIFKNPSWGYFLVLDGIVQFTERDEYIYHETITLLPLGLLSESPEDILIIGGGDGGVLREIQKIPEIKKIVQYEVDKLVFDLSQKYFFKISGDYEDPRVNFIIKDGYLGLKESAEASFDLVIVDCTDPVGPAKTLYTQEFYAEVKRVLKPHGVFIQQASLPVYFPHVLKEAYSNSKEVFPYLKVARAYVPCYGEEIAFLVGALENKPWFTPFKNYHGRYYHPGLNPYYFSLPANWLKLIA